In Melospiza melodia melodia isolate bMelMel2 chromosome 20, bMelMel2.pri, whole genome shotgun sequence, a single genomic region encodes these proteins:
- the YPEL1 gene encoding protein yippee-like 1 produces MVKMTKSKTFQAYLPNCHRTYSCIHCRAHLANHDELISKSFQGSQGRAYLFNSVVNVGCGPAEERVLLTGLHAVADIYCENCKTTLGWKYEHAFESSQKYKEGKFIIELAHMIKDNGWE; encoded by the exons ATGGTAAAAATGACAAAATCAAAAACGTTCCAGGCTTACCTGCCAAACTGTCACCGAACCTACAGCTGCATCCACTGCAGAGCCCATCTCGCCAATCACGATGAATTGATCTCCAAG TCCTTCCAGGGAAGCCAGGGACGAGCCTACCTCTTCAATTCTGT GGTAAATGTGGGCTGTGGTCCAGCAGAGGAGAGAGTTCTTCTGACAGGTTTACATGCTGTAGCAGATATCTATTGTGAAAACTGTAAAACCACTCTTGGATGGAAATAT gaaCATGCTTTTGAGAGCAGTCAGAAATATAAAGAAGGAAAATTTATCATTGAACTTGCCCACATGATAAAAgacaatggctgggagtga